A part of Apodemus sylvaticus chromosome 19, mApoSyl1.1, whole genome shotgun sequence genomic DNA contains:
- the LOC127669820 gene encoding butyrophilin subfamily 3 member A1-like: MGNRYKSSLLFSVSCLVVLTQLLTWVTTKQFRVFGPSDPIVVAPGGEAVLPCSVFPAMNVENMDELRWFRDRFSEAVLVYRNQEEQKEGQIVAYSRRISLVKDQFHQGKAAIRIQNVQPSDSGIYVCHFKQGLFYEEAILELKVAAMGSVPEVHIKGPEDGGVCVVCMTSGWYPEPQVHWRDSRGENLPAFSEIHTKDAGGLFSTETSLVVRDSSVGNVTCSTFNPILGQEKATPMFIPEPFFPQACHWKTAFFVTLTMTGLLVLGTSYLLKREHSARLEVQLEWGNLQREKDALQKTKADALRTTSALKEELDQRKAAYSAAWRKAQLYADWRKEHFQAWTVTLDPASAHPILDVSQDRMRVTRKDTTMCLDDLFCVLGIEGVPSGRCYWEVKLRNGDSSKWTLGVCREGVDRKGYFSECPDKGFWTVGQSSSGYWAYIDSGRASLSIRQALQSVGVFVDYTEGDISFYNMSDMSHIFSFHEDPFSGTLFPYFRLKSGNVSMTISSMASVSEREEGGEGRKGRKRSRKGRKGRRAKRGKNSALHPLKESPRPAVEGLVPGSCVVDSLPGEDSPFLQRARDILLP, translated from the exons ATGGGAAATCGCTACAAGTCCTCTCTGCTCTTCAGTGTCTCTTGCCTGGTTGTCCTCACACAGCTGCTTACCTGGGTGACCACAA AGCAGTTCCGGGTCTTTGGTCCCTCAGACCCCATTGTGGTTGCACCAGGTGGGGAAGCTGTCCTTCCCTGCTCTGTGTTTCCAGCCATGAATGTGGAGAACATGGACGAGCTGAGGTGGTTCCGTGACAGATTCTCAGAAGCAGTACTTGTCTACCGGaaccaagaggagcagaaggaagggcAGATCGTTGCATATTCACGCCGCATCTCCCTGGTGAAGGACCAGTTCCATCAAGGCAAGGCTGCTATCAGGATCCAAAATGTCCAGCCATCAGATAGTGGGATATACGTCTGCCACTTCAAACAGGGACTGTTCTATGAAGAGGCCATCTTGGAACTGAAGGTGGCAG CGATGGGCTCTGTCCCTGAAGTGCACATCAAAGGTCCAGAAGATGGtggagtgtgtgttgtgtgcatgacTTCAGGGTGGTACCCGGAGCCTCAGGTGCATTGGAGAGACTCCAGAGGAGAGAATCTCCCAGCATTCTCTGAGATCCACACTAAAGATGCTGGAGGACTGTTCAGCACAGAGACCTCGCTGGTGGTGAGAGACAGCTCTGTGGGGAATGTGACCTGCTCCACCTTCAATCCCATCCTGGGTCAGGAGAAAGCCACGCCCATGTTCATCCCAG agccCTTCTTCCCTCAGGCCTGTCACTGGAAGACAGCTTTCTTCGTGACCCTGACCATGACGGGACTTCTAGTCTTAGGGACAAGCTatcttctcaaaagagaacattctGCAAGGTTGGAGGTGCAGCTGGAATGGGGGAACCTTCAGCGTGAGAAGGATGCGTTACAGAAGACAAAGGCAGATGCTCTGAGGACTACTA GCGCACTCAAGGAGGAGCTTG ATCAGAGGAAAGCAGCCTACAGTGCAG CCTGGAGGAAGGCCCAGCTGTATGCAG ATTGGCGCAAGGAGCATTTCCAGGCCT GGACTGTCACTCTGGATCCAGCCTCTGCCCACCCCATCCTTGACGTCTCCCAGGACCGGATGAGAGTGACCCGGAAGGACACCACTATGTGCTTGGATGACCTCTTCTGTGTGTTAGGCATCGAGGGCGTGCCTTCTGGAAGATGTTACTGGGAGGTGAAGCTAAGGAACGGCGACAGCAGCAAGTGGACTTTGGGGGTCTGTAGGGAAGGTGTGGACAGGAAAGGCTATTTCTCAGAGTGTCCAGATAAGGGGTTTTGGACTGTGGGGCAGTCTAGTAGTGGATATTGGGCCTATATTGACTCTGGGAGGGCTTCATTATCCATCAGGCAAGCTCTGCAgagtgtgggtgtgtttgtggaCTACACCGAAGGTGACATCTCCTTCTATAACATGAGTGACATGTCCcacattttctccttccatgaGGATCCCTTCTCTGGGACTCTTTTTCCATACTTCAGGCTTAAGTCTGGAAATGTTTCAATGACTATCAGCTCCATGGCAAGTGTGtctgagagggaggagggaggagaggggaggaaaggtaggaaaagaagtaggaaggggaggaaggggaggagggcaaAGAGAGGGAAGAACTCAGCTTTGCATCCGCTGAAGGAGTCTCCGAGGCCGGCAGTGGAGGGCCTGGTTCCAGGCTCTTGTGTTGTGGACTCTCTCCCAGGGGAAGACTCTCCTTTCCTCCAGCGTGCCAGGGACATTCTGCTCCCATAG